A part of Trachemys scripta elegans isolate TJP31775 chromosome 23, CAS_Tse_1.0, whole genome shotgun sequence genomic DNA contains:
- the CD79B gene encoding B-cell antigen receptor complex-associated protein beta chain: protein MFSCHFTSEMASLCKSLAALRTQLCLLVLISGEISASRNTTLQRSDMFCSNFWQHPRYIAAKKNTQVHFICHSRNSNDVQWYKMTGQDKTPRVIDVNGPRVYEERNVSFVMIIFNKIQPEDNGIYLCANKSLARDRGRIRTCGSELRVIGFSTIEQVQRRNSVKDVIIMIQSILLVIFVSVPMLLLLERGDGKASSDEDHTYEGLEIEQTATYEDIAPLRDVKAKWTIGEHPGQE from the exons ATGTTTTCCTGCCATTTTACCTCAGAAATGGCTTCCCTTTGCAAGAGTCTGGCAGCTCTCCGCACGCAGCTCTGCCTGTTAGTCCTGATCTCAG GTGAGATCTCAGCCTCAAGAAACACCACCCTGCAGAGGTCAG ATATGTTCTGTTCAAACTTCTGGCAGCACCCTCGTTACATAGCTGCCAAGAAGAACACCCAAGTTCACTTCATCTGCCATTCCCGCAACTCAAACGATGTGCAGTGGTACAAAATGACTGGACAGGACAAAACCCCCCGGGTGATAGATGTGAATGGCCCGAGGGTGTACGAGGAGAGGAATGTGTCGTTTGTAATGATCATCTTCAACAAAATCCAGCCTGAAGACAACGGTATTTACTTGTGTGCAAATAAGAGCCTGGCTCGTGATCGGGGACGGATACGCACGTGTGGGAGTGAACTGAGAGTAATAG GTTTCAGCACCATTGAGCAGGTCCAGAGACGGAACAGCGTGAAAGACGTCATCATCATGATCCAGTCCATTCTCCTGGTCATCTTCGTGAGTGTCCCCATGCTCCTGCTCCTGGAGAGA GGCGACGGCAAAGCCAGCTCTGATGAGGACCATACCTATGAG GGCTTAGAGATCGAACAAACTGCCACCTACGAAGACATTGCACCTCTGCGGGATGTAAAAGCCAAGTGGACAATTGGGGAGCATCCGGGCCAGGAGTGA